A genome region from Corallococcus soli includes the following:
- a CDS encoding antibiotic biosynthesis monooxygenase family protein — protein sequence MIAVIFEVQPHEEHRQRYLDLAATLRPLLADIDGFISIERFQSLAEPGKLLSLSYWRDEAAVAEWRRQEAHRGAQDEGRERVFCDYRLRVAQVVRDYGMKDRAAVPADSRTVHG from the coding sequence ATGATCGCCGTCATCTTCGAAGTCCAGCCCCACGAAGAGCACCGTCAGCGGTATCTGGATCTCGCCGCGACGTTGCGGCCCCTCTTGGCGGACATCGATGGTTTCATCTCCATCGAGCGGTTCCAGAGCCTCGCGGAGCCGGGCAAGTTGCTGTCGCTGTCGTACTGGCGCGACGAGGCCGCCGTGGCGGAATGGCGACGCCAGGAAGCCCACCGGGGCGCCCAGGACGAAGGGAGAGAGCGCGTGTTCTGCGACTACCGCCTGCGAGTGGCCCAGGTCGTGAGGGACTACGGCATGAAGGACCGGGCAGCCGTGCCCGCCGACAGTCGCACCGTGCACGGCTGA
- a CDS encoding aromatic amino acid hydroxylase yields MTPTERTIARLPAHLRRYVVSQDYAAYTPRDQAVWRHILGQLRDHLRDKAHPVYLEGLEATGIGAEAIPSLDEMNEKLSKLGWSCVAVRGFIPPAVFTELQALGVLAIAADIRTHEHIQYTPAPDIVHESAGHAPIIANRRYAEYLKAVGLVGFKAIASVEDQAVFEAIRNLSVVKEDPTASEEEIAHAQARLEAANESHRYISESTRASRLYWWTAEYGLVGDLERPRIYGAGLLSSIGEAKHCLTSAVHKLPLGVACADMDYDITRMQPQLFVARDFEHLFEVLAEFESTLAWKRGGDLGLNEALRARTVNHLVLADGREVTGKVVELLPAAGEVAQGLSTAMARLEGPILTSRDGQALDKPFSGAALVAFGKGALPERGNFRLALDSGLVLEGFAVGGGEVIALSGTLAGQPLELPSMARLYLTERLPSVAGGPADPGAWDKWFGEMNAFTAGDGEAQARERKAQALHPSLAALYTEVRRLRETGQLAAERLEQIARASSDFPSDWLLRAEVAELRGEVPAKRDTAHA; encoded by the coding sequence ATGACCCCCACGGAACGGACGATTGCCCGCCTGCCCGCCCACCTGCGCCGCTACGTGGTGTCGCAGGACTACGCGGCCTACACGCCCCGCGACCAGGCGGTGTGGCGGCACATCCTGGGGCAGCTCCGGGACCACCTGCGGGACAAGGCGCACCCCGTCTACCTGGAGGGCCTGGAGGCCACGGGCATTGGCGCGGAGGCCATCCCCAGCCTGGATGAGATGAACGAGAAGCTGTCGAAGCTGGGCTGGTCCTGCGTGGCGGTGCGCGGCTTCATCCCCCCGGCGGTCTTCACGGAGCTGCAGGCGCTGGGCGTGCTGGCCATCGCGGCGGACATCCGCACGCACGAGCACATCCAGTACACGCCCGCGCCGGACATCGTCCATGAGAGCGCGGGGCACGCGCCCATCATCGCGAACCGCCGGTACGCGGAGTACCTCAAGGCGGTGGGGCTGGTGGGGTTCAAGGCCATCGCGAGCGTGGAGGACCAGGCCGTCTTCGAGGCCATCCGCAACCTGTCGGTGGTGAAGGAGGACCCCACGGCGAGCGAGGAGGAGATCGCGCACGCCCAGGCCCGCCTGGAGGCCGCCAATGAGAGCCACCGCTACATCAGCGAGAGCACCCGCGCGAGCCGCCTGTACTGGTGGACGGCGGAGTACGGGCTCGTGGGCGACCTGGAGCGTCCGCGCATCTACGGCGCGGGCCTGCTGTCCAGCATCGGCGAGGCGAAGCACTGTCTGACGTCCGCGGTGCACAAGCTGCCCCTGGGCGTGGCGTGCGCGGACATGGACTACGACATCACCCGCATGCAGCCGCAGCTCTTCGTGGCGCGCGACTTCGAGCACCTGTTCGAGGTGCTGGCGGAGTTCGAGTCCACGCTCGCGTGGAAGCGCGGTGGGGACCTGGGACTGAACGAGGCGCTGCGAGCGCGCACGGTGAACCACCTGGTGCTCGCGGACGGTCGCGAGGTGACGGGCAAGGTGGTGGAGCTGCTGCCGGCCGCCGGTGAGGTGGCCCAGGGCCTGTCCACCGCGATGGCGCGGCTGGAGGGCCCCATCCTCACGTCGCGTGACGGGCAGGCGCTGGACAAGCCGTTCAGCGGCGCGGCGCTGGTGGCCTTTGGGAAGGGCGCCCTGCCGGAGCGCGGGAACTTCCGGCTGGCCCTGGACAGCGGGCTGGTGCTGGAGGGCTTCGCGGTGGGCGGCGGCGAGGTGATTGCCCTGAGCGGGACGCTCGCGGGCCAGCCGCTGGAGCTGCCGTCGATGGCGCGGCTGTACCTGACGGAGCGGCTGCCGTCGGTGGCGGGCGGCCCCGCGGATCCGGGCGCGTGGGACAAGTGGTTCGGGGAGATGAACGCCTTCACCGCGGGCGACGGCGAGGCGCAGGCCCGCGAGCGCAAGGCGCAGGCGCTGCATCCCTCCCTGGCGGCGCTCTACACGGAGGTGCGCCGCCTCCGTGAGACGGGGCAGCTCGCGGCGGAGCGGCTGGAGCAGATTGCTCGCGCGTCCTCCGACTTCCCGTCGGACTGGCTCCTGCGCGCGGAGGTGGCGGAGCTGCGCGGGGAAGTCCCCGCGAAGAGAGACACGGCACACGCCTAA
- a CDS encoding M1 family metallopeptidase, with protein MNRLLLLLVIAVTVRCAHSPEVATQAVAPAAVAWPEPQPPALRLPDTVRPLRYALDLKLLPTEATYPGSVSIDVEVLKPVRQVWLHGQDLEVKRATVTVGGRTFDAKPVSESEGRLGLLLPEELPVGTATLTLDFNGKVDRERSQGLYGQAEGGESYLYTFFEPIDARRAFPCFDEPTFKVPWRLRLTVKAGHVALANHPEVSREPLADGLERVTFAQSKPMPSYLVAFIVGPFDVVEAGTVGRASVPLRFIVPKGRGGETRYAASVTPRIVKGLEDFFDQTYPYEKLDVAVVPRYWGTMEHPGLVALGQPLTLIPPAEETLARRKHYAVIANHELGHYWFSAVVTNAWWNDIWLNESFTAWLDRQTVERLEPSWDYQQERAMYATRSALSSDALEAALPVRKPVASNDDIVGSFDNGTTYDKGSSVIAMFEAWLGAERFRDVMRGYVRKHAWGVATTEDFLAEVSQAAGPEVANSFKGFLEKGGAPRVSARVTCPAGGAPTVKLSQERYLPAGSRANARQEWQVPVCLLAGTGTKSSRVCSMLKGPTAEVALPTKQCPAWVLLNAGGTGYYRGGYTREQLTALLATPPSAFTTGEQVALWADVDAAVERGDLPLGEALKAVPASARSPERLVVESGAALLSQVRLDRLSTEERKRFRAWVASLYAPRARALGWVSKAGDDDGVKQSRSLFLRLAAGLGEDPALVKDAGPLVRAWLADRKSVDPEALSSALPRAAAHGDADLFNALLEAAKKEQDRNERARLLSALGYFRTPELTRRALELVVGPDFDTRDALIILKTSLNMPETQALAWEFYRARFDVLTQRLRSDEQGGLINQVGNLCDERQLAEAESFLTPRVTRVEGGPRALARAVESIRLCIESAKLQQQSVRDFLRAR; from the coding sequence ATGAACCGCCTCCTCCTGTTGCTCGTCATCGCGGTGACCGTCCGCTGTGCCCATTCGCCGGAGGTCGCGACGCAGGCCGTCGCGCCCGCCGCCGTCGCGTGGCCGGAGCCCCAGCCGCCCGCGCTGCGGCTGCCGGACACGGTGCGTCCGCTCCGCTATGCGTTGGACCTGAAGCTGCTGCCCACGGAGGCCACCTATCCAGGCAGCGTCAGCATCGACGTGGAGGTGCTCAAGCCGGTGCGTCAGGTGTGGCTGCATGGCCAGGACCTGGAGGTGAAGCGCGCCACGGTGACGGTGGGAGGCCGCACCTTCGACGCGAAGCCTGTCTCCGAAAGCGAGGGGCGCCTGGGATTGCTGCTGCCGGAGGAGCTGCCCGTGGGCACGGCGACGCTCACCCTGGACTTCAACGGCAAGGTGGACCGCGAGCGCAGCCAGGGCCTCTATGGACAGGCGGAGGGCGGCGAGTCCTACCTCTACACGTTCTTCGAGCCCATCGACGCGCGGCGCGCCTTCCCGTGCTTCGACGAGCCGACCTTCAAGGTGCCCTGGCGGCTGCGCTTGACGGTGAAGGCGGGGCACGTGGCCCTGGCCAACCACCCGGAGGTCTCGCGGGAGCCCCTGGCGGACGGGCTGGAGCGCGTCACGTTCGCGCAGAGCAAGCCCATGCCCAGCTACCTCGTGGCCTTCATCGTGGGGCCGTTCGACGTGGTGGAGGCGGGCACCGTGGGCCGCGCCAGCGTGCCCCTGCGCTTCATCGTGCCGAAGGGGCGGGGAGGGGAGACGCGCTACGCCGCCAGCGTCACGCCGCGCATCGTGAAGGGCCTGGAGGACTTCTTCGACCAGACGTATCCCTACGAGAAGCTGGATGTGGCGGTGGTGCCCCGCTACTGGGGCACGATGGAGCACCCGGGGCTCGTGGCGCTCGGGCAGCCGCTGACCCTCATCCCCCCGGCAGAGGAGACGCTGGCCCGGCGCAAGCACTATGCGGTCATCGCCAATCACGAGCTGGGGCACTACTGGTTCAGCGCCGTCGTCACCAACGCCTGGTGGAATGACATCTGGCTGAACGAGTCCTTCACGGCGTGGCTGGACCGGCAGACGGTGGAGCGGCTGGAGCCGTCGTGGGACTACCAGCAGGAGCGGGCCATGTATGCGACGCGCTCGGCGCTGTCGTCGGATGCGTTGGAGGCCGCGTTGCCGGTGCGCAAGCCGGTGGCGAGCAACGACGACATCGTGGGCTCGTTCGACAATGGGACGACGTATGACAAGGGCTCCTCCGTCATCGCCATGTTCGAGGCGTGGCTGGGCGCGGAGCGCTTCCGCGATGTGATGCGAGGCTATGTCCGCAAGCACGCGTGGGGCGTGGCGACGACGGAGGACTTCCTGGCGGAGGTGTCCCAGGCGGCGGGGCCGGAGGTGGCGAACTCCTTCAAGGGCTTCCTCGAAAAGGGCGGGGCGCCCCGGGTGTCCGCGCGGGTGACGTGCCCGGCGGGGGGCGCGCCGACGGTGAAGCTGTCGCAGGAGCGCTACCTGCCCGCGGGCTCCCGGGCGAACGCGCGGCAGGAGTGGCAGGTGCCTGTCTGTCTTCTCGCGGGGACGGGGACGAAGTCGTCCCGGGTGTGCTCGATGCTGAAGGGCCCCACGGCGGAGGTGGCGCTGCCCACGAAGCAGTGCCCGGCGTGGGTGCTGCTCAACGCGGGGGGCACGGGCTACTACCGTGGCGGCTACACGCGCGAACAGCTCACGGCGCTGCTGGCGACTCCGCCTTCGGCCTTCACGACGGGGGAGCAGGTGGCCCTCTGGGCGGACGTGGACGCGGCGGTGGAGCGCGGGGACCTGCCGCTCGGGGAGGCCTTGAAGGCCGTTCCGGCCTCGGCGCGTTCACCGGAGCGGCTGGTGGTGGAGAGCGGGGCCGCGCTGCTCTCGCAGGTGCGGTTGGACAGGCTCTCCACGGAGGAGCGCAAGCGCTTTCGCGCCTGGGTGGCGTCGCTCTACGCACCGCGCGCGCGGGCCCTGGGCTGGGTGTCGAAGGCCGGCGATGACGATGGCGTGAAGCAATCCCGGTCGCTGTTCCTGCGGCTCGCCGCCGGGCTGGGCGAGGACCCGGCGCTGGTGAAGGACGCCGGGCCGCTGGTGCGCGCGTGGCTCGCGGACCGCAAGTCCGTGGACCCGGAGGCGCTGAGCAGCGCACTGCCCCGCGCGGCGGCGCATGGCGACGCGGACCTGTTCAACGCGTTGCTGGAGGCGGCGAAGAAGGAGCAGGACCGCAACGAACGTGCCCGGCTGTTGTCGGCGCTGGGCTACTTCCGGACGCCGGAGCTGACGCGGCGGGCGCTGGAACTGGTGGTGGGGCCGGACTTCGACACGCGGGATGCGCTGATCATCCTCAAGACGTCGCTGAACATGCCGGAGACGCAGGCCCTGGCCTGGGAGTTCTACCGCGCGCGGTTCGACGTGCTCACCCAGCGCCTGCGCTCGGATGAGCAGGGCGGGCTCATCAACCAGGTGGGCAATCTCTGTGATGAGCGCCAGCTCGCGGAGGCGGAGTCCTTCCTCACGCCCCGGGTGACGCGCGTGGAGGGAGGACCGCGCGCGCTGGCCCGGGCGGTGGAGTCCATCCGGCTGTGCATCGAATCCGCGAAGCTCCAGCAGCAGAGCGTCCGGGACTTCCTCCGGGCCCGGTGA
- a CDS encoding SDR family oxidoreductase: protein MSTLQGKTLFITGASRGIGLAIALRAARDGANIIIAAKTTDPHPKLPGTIYTAAKEIEAAGGKALPCVVDIRDEAQIHAAVAKAVETFGGIDILVNNASAISLTGTLETPLKRFDLMHGINTRGTFACSQACLPYLKKSSNPHILNNSPPLNMEARWFGPHVAYTMAKFGMSMCVLGMAEEFKDEGIAVNALWPRTVIATAAVQNLLGGDETIKGSRSPEIMADAAHAILTKPSRSFTGNFCIDEDVLRGVGVTNFDKYQSVPGAELFPDYFI, encoded by the coding sequence ATGTCCACCCTCCAAGGCAAGACCCTCTTCATCACCGGCGCCAGCCGTGGCATCGGCCTGGCCATCGCGCTGCGCGCGGCCCGGGACGGCGCCAACATCATCATCGCGGCGAAGACCACCGACCCGCACCCCAAGCTGCCCGGCACCATCTACACGGCCGCGAAGGAGATTGAAGCGGCCGGCGGCAAGGCGCTGCCCTGCGTGGTGGACATCCGCGACGAGGCGCAGATCCACGCGGCCGTGGCCAAGGCGGTGGAGACCTTCGGCGGCATCGACATCCTGGTGAACAACGCCAGCGCCATCAGCCTCACCGGCACGCTGGAGACGCCGCTCAAGCGCTTCGACCTGATGCACGGCATCAACACGCGCGGCACCTTCGCGTGCTCGCAGGCGTGCCTGCCGTACCTCAAGAAGTCCTCCAACCCGCACATCCTCAACAACTCGCCGCCGCTCAACATGGAGGCGCGCTGGTTCGGCCCCCACGTCGCCTACACCATGGCGAAGTTCGGCATGAGCATGTGCGTGCTCGGCATGGCGGAGGAGTTCAAGGACGAGGGCATCGCCGTCAACGCCCTCTGGCCCCGCACCGTCATCGCCACCGCCGCCGTGCAGAACCTGCTGGGCGGCGATGAGACCATCAAGGGCAGCCGCTCGCCGGAGATCATGGCGGACGCGGCCCACGCCATCCTCACCAAGCCCAGCCGCTCCTTCACCGGCAACTTCTGCATCGACGAGGACGTGCTGCGCGGCGTGGGCGTCACGAACTTCGACAAGTACCAGTCCGTGCCCGGCGCGGAGCTGTTCCCCGACTACTTCATCTGA
- a CDS encoding Kelch repeat-containing protein, with the protein MTFLASVPQALAGDEVSRVTVTLTASGVPTSTTVLTRAEGAWSGAIYQIPVGTNRTFTAEAFASDGSLRYRGQATGVAITSGSTAMVAITLQSLQSGGTFDNTAPIIDSLVASSSSVLPGGTLSLQATAHDPDASDTIAFAWTTTDGTFGSPGSGSTTWTAPTTAGSYALTLIVTDSRGAASTLRVDITVVSTDGGAGSGAAAVTVSFNTSPSVQRITASRSPVPVGQGTVVTAQASDGDGDTLSYQWSASCPGTWTQATSSVATFTPSAVPTGDCGSCALTVTAKDPKGGQSQGTLRVCVGPGTGASVPPRIVLANQSASSVNGGGTVTFRVLAEDGDGSALTFAWAASTGTLGTATSGFTSSENSWKAPACAPSGAAPSVTATVTNAKGFSASTTFSVAVLGAPDCAPENSGQWEGTGNLLTPRYHASSVTLPSGKVLVVGGSTGSAGFASAELYSPDTASWTSAGNMSVGRVAPAMTVLPSGKVLVTGGWAATNTNVPLKSVDLYDPATNTWTAAASMTFVRTTHTATLLPSGKVLVVGGNLTGDATSVRIPELYDPAANTWTPMANAAPGSREGHAAVLLPSGKVLIVGGGLAAELYDPSANTWTPATGVTGTGWTHAFLLPSGKVMMVAGTLIAVYDPALNVQAPLGSFTHARSHGTLVQLASGKLMATGGTTSISLTAELFDPATGKTAFTTSMPTSRYLMAASVLASGKVLFAAGYDRDRGVYLNAALLYTP; encoded by the coding sequence GTGACCTTCCTCGCTTCAGTCCCCCAGGCCCTGGCTGGCGACGAAGTGAGCCGGGTGACCGTCACGTTGACCGCCAGTGGCGTCCCCACCTCCACCACGGTGCTGACACGCGCGGAAGGGGCGTGGAGCGGGGCGATCTACCAGATCCCCGTGGGCACGAACCGGACGTTCACGGCGGAGGCCTTCGCCTCGGATGGTTCGCTGCGCTATCGCGGGCAGGCCACGGGCGTCGCCATCACGTCGGGGAGCACGGCGATGGTCGCCATCACGCTCCAGTCGCTCCAGAGCGGAGGCACCTTCGACAACACCGCGCCCATCATCGACTCCCTGGTGGCGTCCTCCAGCTCCGTGCTGCCCGGAGGCACGCTCTCCCTGCAGGCCACCGCGCATGATCCGGACGCGTCCGACACGATCGCCTTCGCCTGGACGACGACGGACGGCACGTTCGGCTCGCCGGGCTCGGGCTCGACGACGTGGACGGCCCCCACCACCGCGGGCAGCTACGCGCTGACGTTGATCGTCACGGATTCGCGCGGCGCCGCGTCCACCCTCCGCGTGGACATCACGGTCGTCTCCACGGATGGCGGCGCGGGCTCCGGCGCGGCGGCGGTGACGGTCTCCTTCAACACGTCGCCCTCGGTCCAGCGCATCACGGCCTCGCGCTCGCCGGTCCCCGTGGGCCAGGGCACGGTCGTCACCGCCCAGGCCTCGGACGGCGACGGTGACACGCTCTCCTACCAGTGGTCTGCGTCCTGCCCGGGAACCTGGACCCAGGCCACCTCCAGCGTCGCGACGTTCACGCCGAGCGCCGTGCCCACCGGGGACTGCGGAAGCTGTGCGCTCACCGTCACCGCGAAGGATCCGAAGGGTGGCCAGTCACAGGGCACGCTGCGCGTCTGCGTGGGGCCGGGCACGGGGGCCAGCGTGCCTCCGCGCATCGTGCTCGCCAACCAGAGCGCCTCCTCCGTGAACGGCGGCGGCACGGTGACGTTCCGCGTCCTGGCGGAGGACGGGGATGGCAGCGCGCTCACCTTCGCGTGGGCCGCGAGCACCGGCACGCTGGGCACCGCCACGTCCGGGTTCACCTCCAGCGAGAACTCCTGGAAGGCGCCCGCGTGCGCCCCGTCGGGCGCGGCGCCGTCCGTCACCGCCACCGTCACCAACGCGAAGGGCTTCTCCGCGTCGACGACGTTCAGCGTCGCGGTCCTGGGCGCTCCGGACTGCGCGCCGGAGAACTCGGGACAGTGGGAGGGCACGGGCAACCTGTTGACGCCCCGCTACCATGCAAGCTCGGTCACCCTTCCTTCCGGGAAGGTCCTGGTGGTGGGAGGAAGCACCGGGAGCGCCGGCTTCGCGTCGGCGGAGCTCTATTCTCCCGACACGGCGAGCTGGACCTCGGCTGGAAACATGAGCGTGGGCCGCGTAGCGCCGGCCATGACGGTGCTGCCCTCGGGCAAGGTGCTGGTGACGGGCGGATGGGCGGCCACCAACACCAACGTTCCCCTCAAGAGCGTGGACCTCTACGATCCCGCGACCAACACCTGGACGGCGGCGGCCTCCATGACGTTCGTCCGCACCACCCATACCGCGACCCTGCTGCCCTCCGGCAAGGTCCTGGTCGTCGGTGGGAACCTCACCGGGGACGCGACGAGCGTCCGCATCCCGGAACTCTACGACCCCGCGGCCAACACCTGGACGCCCATGGCCAACGCGGCTCCGGGCAGCCGCGAGGGACACGCCGCGGTGCTGCTGCCCTCCGGAAAGGTCCTCATCGTGGGCGGTGGCCTGGCCGCGGAGCTCTACGATCCCAGCGCGAACACCTGGACCCCCGCCACCGGCGTCACCGGCACGGGCTGGACGCACGCCTTCCTGCTCCCGTCAGGCAAGGTGATGATGGTCGCGGGGACGCTCATCGCCGTCTATGACCCGGCGCTCAATGTGCAGGCCCCGCTGGGCTCCTTCACCCATGCGCGCAGCCACGGGACCCTGGTCCAGCTCGCCTCCGGCAAGCTCATGGCGACGGGTGGCACGACGAGCATCAGCCTGACCGCCGAGCTCTTCGACCCCGCCACCGGAAAGACCGCCTTCACGACCAGCATGCCCACCTCGCGATACCTGATGGCCGCCAGCGTCCTGGCTTCAGGCAAGGTCCTCTTCGCCGCCGGGTATGACCGCGACAGGGGCGTCTATCTGAACGCGGCGCTCCTCTACACGCCCTGA
- a CDS encoding LysR family transcriptional regulator produces the protein MPPRKLLRHLVWLESFTAAVEAGSIDAAAEHLGVARSVVSEHIRALEEALADGAALLERGPGRRLQLSARGERLYAGTQTPLHQLDMKRLMDLARVEPTLRLGLNPTLSMSLLGGIAQDAAATDLKLVVGFGGSHELVRQVQTRQQDLVLDFTPLPPHDGVDSESLLRMSFVVLAGPDSALVREQASRRALDVKDLQGQRFVDWLRDDPYGGANSARFAAQGVKVDEVGRVESFLHLYELLRAYRACAIAPDVRPTQPFPSDIHVWPLREAEPQVVEVVALWPSGGLSPGAHAVLDGLRRRLRKRR, from the coding sequence ATGCCCCCGCGCAAGCTGCTGCGACACCTGGTCTGGCTGGAGTCCTTCACCGCCGCCGTGGAGGCGGGCAGCATCGACGCCGCCGCGGAGCACCTGGGCGTCGCCCGCTCCGTGGTGAGCGAACACATCCGCGCCCTGGAGGAGGCCCTGGCGGATGGCGCCGCCCTGCTGGAGCGCGGCCCGGGCCGCAGGCTGCAACTGTCCGCGCGCGGCGAGCGCCTCTACGCGGGCACCCAGACGCCGCTGCACCAGTTGGACATGAAGCGGCTCATGGACCTGGCCCGCGTGGAGCCCACCCTGCGCCTGGGGCTCAACCCCACCCTGTCCATGTCGCTGCTGGGCGGCATCGCGCAGGACGCGGCCGCCACCGACCTCAAGCTGGTGGTGGGCTTCGGCGGCTCGCACGAGCTGGTGCGGCAGGTGCAGACGCGGCAGCAGGACCTGGTGCTGGACTTCACCCCCCTGCCCCCGCACGACGGCGTGGACTCTGAATCCCTGCTGCGCATGTCCTTCGTGGTGCTCGCCGGACCGGACTCCGCGCTGGTGCGCGAACAGGCGTCCCGGCGCGCGCTGGATGTGAAGGACCTGCAGGGTCAACGCTTCGTGGACTGGTTGCGAGACGACCCGTACGGCGGCGCCAACAGCGCGCGCTTCGCAGCCCAGGGGGTCAAGGTGGACGAGGTGGGCCGCGTGGAGAGCTTCCTCCACCTCTACGAGCTGCTGCGCGCCTACCGCGCCTGCGCCATCGCCCCCGACGTGCGCCCCACCCAGCCGTTCCCCTCCGACATCCACGTCTGGCCCCTGCGCGAGGCGGAACCCCAGGTCGTGGAGGTGGTCGCCCTGTGGCCCTCCGGCGGCCTCAGCCCCGGCGCCCACGCCGTCCTGGACGGCCTGCGACGTCGCCTCCGCAAACGGCGATAA
- a CDS encoding ArsR/SmtB family transcription factor produces MGEKAPPPWGHGTTSPVPREDQASTIAPNRATILHHMVQHSGARLNASFAALSDATRRGILEQLGRSDASITDLAEKFHMTLTGMKKHVGVLEQAGLVVTKKVGRVRTCKLGPLQLEEETAWLERYRQLWASRFDELDKIVEELKQKEKVNGRKKRE; encoded by the coding sequence ATGGGCGAGAAGGCGCCGCCGCCTTGGGGCCACGGCACGACGTCTCCTGTCCCCAGAGAAGATCAAGCCTCGACGATCGCGCCAAATCGCGCGACAATACTGCACCACATGGTTCAGCATTCAGGGGCCCGCCTCAATGCCTCGTTCGCCGCGCTCTCGGACGCGACCCGACGCGGCATCCTGGAGCAGCTCGGGCGTTCAGACGCTTCGATCACGGACCTCGCCGAGAAGTTCCACATGACCCTCACGGGCATGAAGAAGCACGTCGGCGTCTTGGAGCAGGCCGGGCTCGTCGTCACCAAGAAGGTCGGGCGCGTGCGGACCTGCAAGCTCGGGCCACTCCAACTGGAAGAAGAGACGGCGTGGCTCGAGAGGTACCGCCAGCTCTGGGCCTCACGCTTCGATGAGTTGGACAAAATTGTCGAGGAACTGAAACAAAAGGAGAAGGTCAATGGACGCAAGAAGAGAGAGTGA
- a CDS encoding SRPBCC family protein, with amino-acid sequence MKNATTTERKSEREFVVTRAVNGPARIIFEAWTKPELLKRWWAPKSFGISFISCEADVRVGGTYRFVFGHPASEQPMAFFGRYIQVTPHSRLAWTNEESAEGAITTVTFEENGGKTRVVVHDLYPSKEALDGAIASGSTCGMGETLDQLDELLVALGV; translated from the coding sequence GTGAAGAACGCCACAACGACGGAACGGAAATCCGAGCGCGAGTTCGTCGTCACGCGAGCCGTCAACGGCCCGGCGCGCATCATTTTCGAGGCGTGGACCAAGCCCGAGCTGCTCAAGCGGTGGTGGGCACCGAAGTCGTTTGGGATTTCCTTCATCTCCTGCGAGGCCGATGTTCGTGTCGGGGGCACGTACCGCTTCGTGTTCGGCCACCCTGCCTCGGAGCAGCCGATGGCGTTCTTCGGTAGGTACATCCAAGTGACGCCGCACTCGCGCCTCGCTTGGACGAATGAGGAAAGTGCTGAGGGGGCCATCACCACGGTGACCTTCGAAGAGAATGGCGGCAAGACGCGGGTCGTCGTGCACGACCTCTATCCCTCGAAGGAAGCTCTCGACGGCGCCATCGCCTCCGGGAGCACCTGTGGGATGGGCGAGACGCTCGATCAGTTGGACGAGCTACTCGTGGCCTTGGGCGTCTAA